A single genomic interval of Candidatus Coatesbacteria bacterium harbors:
- a CDS encoding sulfatase-like hydrolase/transferase codes for MSGNSTTKTAQTAETGSTFWRRTLRLVLFGVLVSYLFALFFYLRCLLFEPGSAIAVDTLGSGGQAHLLFYVGAATYIPLIGAFCALVVGVPAAWLLPLIGRLSEGRRRFIGFGSVAFVNAVVLALPNYAAQYARWDTWVTILGGLLIGAATLWAALKLPRLIKWSSRIAGILLAAALPATIILYTTALGGFDYTRPPEDPPGPNVLVIVSDAHRADYASTYGGPAPTPNLDRLAAKGVRFEYCYSPSNWTLPSVSSLFTGLEPAVHGVGVTKPLPPVETLQEKLNAAGYTTWGLFCNGVITTHSGHYRGFDSYANWMYHTTAKLGNLNVWWPDFNAPLYLVLLHRLSLWLTEVDLRRLKTIPNETAVELAGELPPEGGVYAYVHLFDPHCPYTPPLRYVPDNDYSGPYEESSGLNYVGERREAGVGGAPTAEREQIRALYAAEVRYEDEILGRMLDALEAGGALDNTIVFYTADHGEALWEHEEVGHATSVYDEQIRVPLVVRWPGVFDDGSVRRFPVGLTDLYPTILTGLDLEYDEEATLARPLQDQPAGERYIYAENIGFMGREGTVIADEGRLIIENMDAEPLVELYLPSDTEQRYNVAAVYPELREELLAAWNAYQQRCGYLLERYNPHYAAAQADGLSEAERDQLRSIGYMQ; via the coding sequence ATGAGCGGAAACTCGACAACGAAAACCGCACAGACCGCCGAAACCGGGTCGACGTTCTGGCGCCGAACCCTGCGGCTGGTCCTCTTCGGCGTGCTGGTCAGCTACCTCTTCGCCCTGTTCTTCTACCTGCGCTGTCTGCTCTTCGAGCCCGGCAGCGCCATCGCCGTCGACACCCTGGGCAGCGGCGGCCAAGCTCATCTGCTGTTCTACGTCGGTGCGGCGACCTACATCCCCCTGATCGGCGCCTTCTGCGCCCTCGTCGTCGGCGTCCCGGCCGCCTGGCTGCTTCCCCTGATCGGTCGTCTGAGCGAGGGCCGACGCCGCTTCATCGGCTTCGGCTCGGTGGCTTTCGTCAACGCCGTAGTCCTGGCCCTGCCCAACTACGCCGCGCAGTACGCCCGCTGGGACACCTGGGTGACCATCCTCGGCGGGTTGCTCATCGGCGCCGCCACGCTCTGGGCGGCCCTCAAGCTGCCCCGACTGATCAAATGGTCCTCCCGGATCGCCGGCATCCTCCTCGCCGCGGCCCTGCCGGCGACGATCATCCTCTACACCACCGCCCTGGGCGGTTTCGACTACACCAGGCCCCCGGAGGACCCGCCGGGGCCCAACGTGCTGGTGATCGTCTCCGACGCCCACCGGGCCGATTACGCCTCGACCTACGGCGGCCCGGCGCCGACACCCAACCTCGACCGACTGGCCGCAAAGGGGGTGCGCTTCGAGTATTGCTACTCCCCCAGCAACTGGACCCTGCCCTCGGTCAGCAGCCTGTTCACCGGACTGGAACCGGCCGTTCACGGCGTCGGAGTGACCAAGCCTTTGCCCCCCGTCGAAACGCTCCAGGAGAAACTCAACGCCGCCGGCTACACCACCTGGGGCCTGTTCTGCAACGGGGTGATCACCACCCACTCCGGCCACTACCGGGGCTTCGACAGCTACGCCAACTGGATGTACCACACCACGGCCAAGCTGGGCAATCTCAACGTCTGGTGGCCCGACTTCAACGCCCCCCTCTACTTGGTCCTGCTCCACCGGCTGTCCCTCTGGTTGACCGAGGTCGACCTGCGGCGGCTCAAAACGATTCCCAACGAGACCGCCGTCGAGCTGGCCGGCGAACTGCCCCCGGAGGGCGGCGTCTACGCCTACGTCCACCTCTTCGACCCCCACTGCCCCTACACCCCGCCGCTGCGCTACGTTCCCGACAACGACTACTCGGGTCCCTATGAGGAATCCTCCGGTCTCAACTATGTCGGCGAACGTCGGGAGGCCGGCGTCGGCGGCGCGCCTACGGCGGAACGGGAGCAGATCCGGGCCCTGTACGCCGCCGAGGTGCGCTACGAGGACGAGATCCTGGGCCGGATGCTCGACGCCCTCGAGGCCGGCGGCGCCCTTGACAACACCATCGTCTTCTACACCGCCGACCACGGCGAGGCCCTCTGGGAGCACGAGGAAGTCGGACACGCCACCAGCGTCTACGACGAACAGATCCGTGTGCCCCTGGTTGTCCGCTGGCCGGGGGTCTTCGACGACGGTTCCGTCCGCCGATTCCCCGTCGGCCTGACCGATCTCTACCCCACCATCCTCACGGGTCTCGACCTCGAGTACGACGAGGAGGCCACCCTGGCCCGGCCCTTGCAGGACCAACCCGCCGGGGAACGTTACATCTACGCCGAGAACATCGGCTTCATGGGCCGTGAGGGCACCGTCATTGCCGACGAGGGCCGGTTGATCATCGAGAACATGGATGCCGAACCGCTGGTGGAGCTCTACCTGCCCTCGGACACCGAGCAGCGTTACAATGTCGCCGCGGTGTACCCCGAGCTGCGCGAGGAGCTGCTCGCAGCCTGGAACGCCTACCAACAGCGGTGCGGTTACCTGCTGGAGCGCTACAACCCCCACTACGCCGCCGCTCAGGCCGACGGCTTGAGCGAAGCCGAGCGCGACCAGTTGCGCTCCATCGGCTATATGCAATAA